GGCCTGAGCGCCGCGCCCGCCGGGGATCTGCTGATGCTGTTGGCAGTGCTGGTCTGCGGCCTGGGCTACGCCGAGGGCGCCACGCTGTCGCGCAGCCTCGGCGGCTGGCAGGTGATTTGCTGGGCCTTGGTGATGTCGCTGCCGGTCGTCGCACCGTTGAGCGCGCTGCTGGCGCCCGCCTCGTTCACCGGCATCAGCCTGCCGGCCTGGCTGAGTCTGGGTTACGTCGCAGTGTTCAGCATGTTGATCGGCTTTGTGTTCTGGTATCGCGGCCTGGCCCAGGGTGGCATCGCCGCGGTCGGCCAGTTGCAGCTGCTGCAACCGTTCTTTGGCCTGGCCCTGGCGGCGGGCCTGCTGCATGAGCAGGTCAGCCTGGGCATGCTGCTGGTCACGGTGGCGGTGATCGGGTGCGTGGCAGGGGCCAAAAGGTTCGCGCGCTAGCGCTACGGCCCAAGGCCTGCTAAACAGAAGTGTCGTCCCCCGCCATACCGCTAATCGAGGACTGCACCGATGACTCGTCTCACCGCCAAGGACTTCGCGCCTGAACTGCTGGAACTCTACGACGGCTACGCCCACGGCAAGCTCAACCGCCGCGAATTTCTCGACCGCGCCGCGCTGTTCACCTTCGGTGGCCTGACGGCGTCGGCCCTGCTCGCCGCCCTGAGCCCCAACTATGCGCTGGCCGAACAGGTGAAATTCACCGATCCCGATATCGTCGCCGACTACATCACCTATCCGTCGCCCAAGGGTAATGGCACGGTGCGTGGCTATCTGGTGCGGCCGGCCAAGGCCGTCGGTAAATTACCTGCGGTGGTGGTGGTGCACGAGAATCGTGGCCTGAACCCCTATATCGAAGACGTCGCGCGGCGCCTGGCCAAGGCCGGTTTTATCGCCCTGGCGCCGGACGGCCTGAGTTCCGTCGGCGGCTACCCCGGCAACGATGAAAAAGGCGTGGCCCTGCAGCAAACCGTCGACCCGACCAAGCTGATGAATGACTTCTTCGCCGCCATCGAATGGCTGATGCACCACGACAGCAGCACCGGCAAAGTCGGCATTACCGGTTTCTGTTATGGCGGCGGCGTCACCAACGCGGCGGCAGTCGCCTACCCGGAACTGGGCGCGGCCGTATCGTTCTACGGCCGCCAGCCCGAGGCCAGGGATGTGCCGCGCATCAAGGCACCGATCATGCTGCACTACGGTGAGTTGGATACGCGCATCAATGAGGGTTGGCCCGCCTACGAGCAGGCACTGAAAGCCGCAGGTACCACCTACGAAGCGTATATCTACAAGGGCACCAATCACGGTTTTCATAATGATTCGACGCCACGTTATGACGAGGCGGCGGCAAATCTCGCTTGGGAGCGCACACTGGGGTGGTTTCGCAAGTACCTCGCTTAGACACAATCAACCTGTGGAAGGGCAACTGCCCTTCCACATCAGACGGCACTCCTCTGCAACCATCCTTTGAACGCCAGCATTGCAGGCGTTTCGGCCCGTGACTGCAAGCGCGTCAGCCAGTAACTGCCGGTGTTGATCGCCACCTCGAAGGGTTGGCGAATCACATCGCTCTCCAATTGCCGCGCAAACATCCGCGCCGGCGCCAGCGCCACGCCGATGCCCAGCAGCGCCGCGTCCATCATCGCCAACGACGAATCGAACACGATACTGCGCGGCACCAGGGTGTCTGCCGGCAGACCGGCGGCCTGGAACCACAGGCTCCATTCATCGGCGCGGTAAGAGCGCAGCAACGTATGTTTCAACAGGTCGGCCGGCGCGTGCAGCTGTTCGGCGAGGTGCGGCACACACAGCACGCTCAGCGGGGCCTCAAGCAGTTGGCAGGCCTCGGTGCCGTGCCAGGCGCCAGCGCCGAAACGGATCGCGTAATCCAGGCCTTCGGCGGCGACATCGACGCGGTTGTTGTGCGTGGACAGGCGCACGTCGATGAACGGGTAGCGGCTCTGGAAATCCGGTAAGCGCGGCAACAGCCAGCCCACCGCAAAGGTACCGACCGCGCCGACCGCCAGCACCTCGCGATAGTGCCCTGCCTCGAACTGGCCCAGCGTATGGGCAATGCGGTCGAACGATTCGCGCAGTACCGGCAACAGGGTTTCGCCCTCACGCGTAAGCATCAGCCCGCGAGGCAGGCGTTTGAACAATGTGACATTGAGTTGCGCCTCCAGGCTTTTGACCTGGTGGCTGACCGCCGCCTGAGTCACACATAGCTCGATTGCAGCTCGGGTGAAGCTCAGGTGCCGGGCGGATGCTTCGAACGCTCTTAACGCGTTGAGGGGCAAATGAGAACGCAACATGGTGACCCCAGATTTTCTAATGGCTGGCGCGAGATATGATCCTTTGTCCAATGTCGACAAACTGTTTAGATTTGCCCCGCCTGCGCAGGCTGTTCATTGAGTCGATCACATTCATGGAAGCGCTAATGATGCCCCAACACAACCTGTCCGCAGTGCGTAAATTCACCACCCTTGCGTTATTTATCGCCGCCGGCGACTGCCTGGCCGCCACCGACCTGCGTGCGGTGGTGGATGCCAGCGTCAAGCCCTTGATGCAACAGCAGTCCATTCCCGGCCTGGTGGTCGCCGTGGTGAAAAACGGCGAGAGGCAATACTTCAGTTACGGCATGGCCGACGAGGACGCCAAACGTGCCGTCACCGAAAACACACTGTTCGAGGTGGGGTCGGTGAGCAAGACGTTTACCGCCACACTGGCCGGGTACGCCGTGGCGCAGGGCAAGCTCAGGCTGTCAGACCCTGCCAGCCACTACCTGGCAGCATTGCGAGGCGCCATATTCGATCACATCAGCGTACTCAACCTGGGCACTTACACCGCCGGGGGCCTACCGCTGCAATTTCCCGCCGAGGCGGACACTGCACAGCGCATGATCGGTTATTACCAACAGTGGAAACCCGACTTCACGCCAGGTGTCCGGCGTTTGTATTCCAACCCCAGCCTGGGGCTGTTCGGCTACCTGGCCGCACAGAGTCTTGGGCAGCCGTTCGATACCTTGATGCAGAACACGCTGCTGCCCAAGCTCGGACTCAACCATACCTTCGTCAACGTGCCCGCCGAGCAGAGCGGCCTGTATGCACAGGGCTATGGCCCTGACGGCAAACCGGTACGTGTCGCTCCGGGCGCCCTGGACAGCGAAGCCTACGGCATAAAGACCAGTGCCGCAGACCTGCTCCACTACGTTGAAGCGAACCTCAACCCGGCCGGCCTGGAAAATCCGCTGCAGCAGGCCATTGCGAACGTCCAGACCGGCTACTACCGAGTCGGCGCCACCACCCAGGCACTGGGCTGGGAGTACTACGCGTACCCGGTCAAGCTGCAAACCCTGATCGACGGAAACTCCACGCCGATGGCCATGGAGCCGCACACAGTCACCTGGTTGCCAGCGCCGGAGGTACAACCGGCCGATGTGCTGTTCAACAAAACCGGCTCGACCCGTGGCTTTGGCGCCTATGTGGCATACGTACCGAGCAGGACAATGGGCGTAGTGATCCTGGCCAATAAGAATTACCCGAATGAAGAGCGGGTGAAAGTGGCCCATTCAATCCTGCGTGCCATGGACCCATGAATCCGAGTGACTGAGCAAGGCCTCGACTCTCTGAATGCCTGACCAGACCGAACGGGCCGGCGTCACCGGGGAAGTACCATGAAATAACTCAGCCCGGAACGTTGCGCTTGCCTCCTGCGACGAATCATCGCTGCTGCACGTAAGAAGCGTGCGGCAGCGATCGTCGTCTTCCTGGAGGTCATTCATGCCGGCAATTTCTCAACCCCCGATTCCCAGCCCCACCATGCAGGAGACACCCGTGTCTGCTGCTGCAGGCACTGCGACGGTACCTGCGCCACCTTCAGGACCCGGCGCCGACGTGCCCGCGTGGGTGGAACTGATCAAAAAAACCCCGCGTTACAAAGCTGACATGGCGCTCTCGGCGGCTTACGCCGATGCGCTGGTGGAGACTGCCGATGGCGCGGAACCGCAATTGCCCGTGCCTCCAGACTCCACGTTCGGGCAATGGCGCCAGCAACTCGACGCCCTGCTGGCGAGCCCCGACTTCGAGCAGTGGGCCGGCGCCAATAATATCGATCGATCCAAACCTATCCGCATCGCCCCTGCCGACGGCGTCTCACAGGCGCATATCGTCGCCTCGCTCAAGCCAACCTCACCCAGTGAGAAGGCGTCTTGGGTATTGTTCGCGGCCGGCCAGGGCAAGACGCTGCCGCACACGTGGCAACTCATCATGCAGGCCGCCAACACCTTGTCGCCAAACGGCCATTCACTTGAGGTGCCTGCAGTCGGCCGGGCATCGTCCAGCGTGCACGCTGAACGCCCTGCCTCGATCAGAGAGGTTGCCAGCTTTTATGGCGAGGTGCTGACCTCCACCGAGCAACTCGCCGTTCAACGATCCAATCAGCTCAAGCAGGCAGATTCGTTTCCCGCCGCGGACAACTCACTGTCGACGGCGCAGCTCGAGATGCGCGCCGAGGGAGAGCTTGAGCACCAACAGAAAACCTTGGGCGACATGTGTAACGACAACCGACTGTTCCAACAGTTGAGCAACGTTCTGGACCTGATCGACGCCGACACTGAGCCAGATGAAACCCGCCCCTACTCCATCACCACACTGCCCACACCCGAGGCGACCGAACGTGCTGAGAAAGCCAGAGTCAAGGACCTGCTCAAAGGCACCCACCTTCAAATAGATCCGTCGTCCTGGTACTTCCAGGATGAGCAACTCATACCCGAAGACAAGGTGACACTGGAGCGATTTATCCATGACAAGTTCGGTAAAATCCCTGAGACCAGAGCAGAAATCCTCAACCTGATAGACGTCCTCAGGCAAACGGAACCTGCAGCGCCGCCCCATGGCAATTACACCGGAGCATTGGGTTGGGAAGCGCCCGTCAGCGCGTCCGAGCAAAGGGAGCTTTATTCCCACATTGCGTACAACAACCTGCAATTGCCAGGTCTCAGCGCGTGGAAAAAGACAGATGCATTCAATTACCTGACTAAAAATCGACACTGGACAAGCACCGAACTGCGCAACCCTGCCCATGTGCTGCGCCAGATACTTGCATCGCCAAAGGCAAGGGAACTGGAAGCCTCGCTGCAGAAAAAAATGGGCGCCGCCGAAAACTCCGACAGTTCCGACTGGGTACTGGCCGCCATGCTGTTGGGGCTGGACGCGCCAACCTGGCTGGATACACCCAAAAAAGCCAATCACACCGCAGGATTCGATCTGGCGGATAAAGCCTTCCACGGAAAACCGCTCGACACCATCAAACAAGCGCTGGTCGAGCATCTGGTGCAGACCCGGCGTGCCTCGCAAGAGATGGCGCCCGTGGCCGCGCATCTGCTACTGGCGAGCGCGGCGCCGGAGCTTCAGGTCAAGGACATCCCCAAAGACGTGACCTATGGCTCACCGACCTGGTTCAGCCTGAAAGCCACGGTGGCCTATATCGAAGCGAAGCAACCGGGAAGCAGTTCATTGATGAGCTTTGCCGAGGTGGTCAAGTATGGCGAAGTCAACCCGATCGGTGATGACGATCAAACCTTGCTCAATGAGGTCAAGCAGGCTGCGGTCATTGACTGGGCCTTGGCCTATGGCGTACTCAAACCCTCGGCGACGGGTGAGTATTCGACCGAACAGCTGAACGCTGCGCACACGACCTTCAGTGAAGTCATGAGCGGGCTGAAGAAGATTACGCAGGAGGTGAACGCACCTGTGCCCCTGCAAAAGTCGATGGCATTGGAGGTGCTCGGACAGCACATAAAAAATGTCCCGCTTGAAGCTGCGGTCATTACCAACCCCCAGTCCAGAACCAATAACGCACTCAACGACGGGCCTTTGCACGTCAATACCGGCCCTTACTCGTTGTTGGACATGTACCTGTCAGAGCATGCGCCGAAGCTTAAGAACGATAACACTTGGTATTCACTCGACACCTCAAAGGTGCCGGATGGCACGATCAAACTGTTGGCCGATCTGCCCGACATCAAGTCCCGGCATCGCGAGGCGCTGGCAAGCTATCAGCAAAGCCGGACCAACGGCCTGGTCAACCTGACCAAACACCTGATCGCGCAACTGCCGATCGAAGACCGTCAGCATCTGGAATTCGGCAAACTCGACCTCTTCATCGAGGGCGCCGTCATCAAACACACCAGCTACACCCCGGCAGGCAATATCAATCACGACCAACCGTTCCCGGAACAGGCGAGCGACAAGCGCTCATTGATCGTCCGGGCCACCCATGGCGAAAGCGTCAAGGCCTATGAATTTTGCCCGCAACAGAACACGTTGAAACCATTAAGCGACTTCAAGCCCGGCCTGCAAGGCGACTGGGCCCGCCAGCCAGCCGGCATTATCGGCGGCGACAAATTCTCCAACACCGCCATCGAGCCCTTTAAGGTTCCGGCGGGCGTGACCGGCAGCCTCGACGCCACCACGCCTGGGGACGGGGCCGTCCCCGCCTCGTACACCAGCGCCCGCAGCCAATTTCTCGGCGAGCTTCTGGCCCGTCATACCTTTGGCAATCGCCCGCTTGATGAGTGGGTGAGCGCAACCCGTCACACCACACGGTTCAGCGAAGAAGATGAAGAGTTCGAACACAGCAAGGAACTGGTGCTGGGGTCGATACCTGGTGTGAATCTGGTCAGGAACGTAGTCAAGGGCGACTGGCTGGCCGTGGCATCCGGGCTTATATTCGACGGCGTCATGTACGCCACCACCGGCGGCCTGGGCGGTGGGTTCAAGGGGATAAAAACCCTGGGGTCCGCCGCCAAGCGCACACGCCAGGTCTTTGGCGACCGTCTCTTCAATCGCTCGCGGGCGCTCACTTCATCGACACCAGCGACTGACTTCGACCGGCTATTGCGCGGGCGTACGGGGCGCTACGATCTCTCGAAATCCCCCACCCGGCCCGATATCTCGGAGGGTACTTACAGGAAGAGCGGTGCAACTTTCTCTGCGCCCGCGAAGCTGGACAAAAAAACCGGAAAAATCCACGCATTCGATCCGGTTAAAAACCGTACGTATGGGAAACCGCTGGAGAACTTCACGCCCCACACGCAGGTTGATAATGCAGTGCCCGGTACCAGTCGCAGTAGCCTTACCGGCGCAGAGCGTGCGCTGGATACGGCGCTGGGGCGCGATAACGTGATTCAGCTCGGCGGCCCGATGAAGGATCTGAAGATGATCGGCAATGAAATTCATACTTATGAGGATATTTACAGTCGCTCCAAGAGGAAACTCAAACGCCTGAATATCGTTGCCCATGGCCACGGGCGAGACTGGTTTGACAAGCTTACCGGCAATGGTACCCACGTTGTTGTGGACGACAAACTTTATAACGCGAAGGACTTGGTTGCCTTGTTGAAAAGCAAGAATGTGTTCCCCTCACAATACGATACCGTGCGGCTGCTGGTATGTCATGCAGGCGAAGGTAGAAGTAGAGCTTTTGGGCGTTTGTTTCAAAAGGAAATTGGGAAACCTGTCAAGGCGTTTGAAGGAACGGTAAGCTTGGATCCAGGTTCAACCTACGTGACCACGCAACGTAATTTAGAACACAAAAATTTTGCACTATCAAATACGGGCGCTGACGCGAAGACCCTCGACTTTCTTGCGGATAACGAAATCAAAAAGAAATTCGTCAATAAAATCACTGTCGGCGTGAAAAAAAATCATGGCGCAACGATTAAAGTCAACATTGCTGAAGTCAACCAACCGCCGGTCATCGTAGACGGCGTCGTTAACTATCAACCGCGCTGGTTCACGCGCTGATAAAAAATGCCAGTCTCTAGAGACTGGCATTTCTATTAGCCTGATCAGCATACCCCCACGTCATCCGAAACGACGCCCCGCCCCACTCCGAATCCAGCACTTGCACCTGCCCGCCATGCCACTGGCAGACCCGCTTGACCAGCGCCAGGCCCAAGCCAAACCCGCCCGTGCGGCGGTCGCGGCTGGTGTCCAGGCGCAGGAAAGGTTCGAAGATCTTGGTGCGGCCGTCCAACGGCACGCCTGGGCCATCATCATTGACCTGCACTTCATAGCCGCTGCCGAACTTCACCAGCGACACTTCCACGCGGCAATCGGCATAACGGATCGCATTGCGCAGCAGGTTGATCACCGCCCGCGCCATGAAGCGCGGTTCGATCTGAATAAAATCGACCTCACAGGTGCGCAGCGACAATTGCACACCCGCCGCCTCCGCCTCCAGCGCCACACTGCCGATCACGCTGTCCAGCCAGCTGTGGGCCTCGATATCCTCGCGAGTCACCTGGGTCGCGCCGCGCTCCAGACTGGCGTAGGTCAATAGCTCGGAGACCATTTCTTCCAACTCGCCAAGGTCGGCGTACATATCGGCGATCAGTTGGCGGCTCTGGCGCGGATCGGCCTGCTGCCTGAGCTGGTCCAGTTCAAAGGACAAGCGCGCAATCGGCGTGCGCAGTTCGTGGGACACCGCGTTGGTCAGTTCGCGCTGGTTGGCGATCAGGCTTTCGATGCGCTCGGCCATCTGGTTGAAGTGCCCGGCCAGTGCGCGCACGGTGGAACGGCGCGGCAACAGGATGCGCGAGCCCAGGTCATTGTCGCCAAAGCGCTGCGCCGCCAGGCGAATGTGCTCCAGGTCACGCCAGTGCGGACGCACCCAGAAATACAGCACGATGGCCAGGCTGATGCCGAGGAAACCATAGGCCCACAGGTACAGCCATTTGGGTTCTTCCGGCAGCTGGATCTCGAGTAATTGCGGGCCGTCGTCGATAGGCGCGAGAAACTTCATGAAGTCCTCGCGCACCACCACTTGATCACTCGCCAAAAGCTTATGCTCGCGCTCACTCAGGTGCTGGGCGTCGCGCTGCACCAGTTTCAGGCGCAAGCCGTAATGCGGTTGCAGCTCATCCAGGCGTGCCTGTCGCGCCGCTCCCCGCACCGGCCGCAGTTGTTCCACCAGGGCCCACGCCGGGCCGCGCAAGGCCTCTCGGTTATAGGTCTCGTTGGACTCGGGCATGTACGCGTCCAGGCCGTAATTGACCAGCCAGATCGACCCGGCCAGGCCGAGCGCGAGGATCACATACAGGCGCAGGTACAGGCGCAGCATCTAGAGCTCCCACGCGAACGGATTGAACAGGTAGCCCTTGCCCCAGATGGTCTTGATGCACACTGGCTCACGCGGGTTGTCATTGAGTTTGCCGCGCAGTTTGCTGATATACACGTCGACGCTGCGATTCAGGCCATCGAAGGCAATACCGCGCATCCGGTTCAAAATGTCGTCGCGCGAAAGAATGGTGCCGGCGTTGCTCGCCAGCAGCCACAGCAACTCGAACTCCATGGTGGTGAGGTCGATCTTGTCATCGCCCAGGCTGACCACCCGGCAACTGCGATCGATCGACAACCGGCCGAACGCCAGGGCGCCGCGCACCACGGGCTCGGGCACCTGGCGACGCTGCAGGGCACGCAGACGTGCGAGCAATACCGGCGGTTTGATCGGTTTGATCACGTAATCATCAGCGCCGGACTCCAGGCCCAAAATATGGTCCAGGTCGTCTTCTCTGGCCGTCAGGATCACGATGGGCGTATCCGACACAGCACGAATTTCGCGGCACACGTGCAGCCCGCTCTGGCCCGGCAGCATCAGGTCGAGCACGACCATATTCGGCTTGAACGCCAGAAACGCGGTCAAGGCCAGGTCGCCCCGGTGCACCGCCCGCACGGCGAAACCATGTTGTGACAGAAAATGCGCAATCAGCCCTGCCAGCTTCTCGTCGTCCTCGACGAGCAGGACCTTGCCCTGACCCAGGTTTTCCATAAGTTCCCAGTGTACGAACGCAGATTGAAAGGCCGGCAGTATAGGTGGCAAGCTGGTGGACGGGAGCGGCGGCCGCGTACCGTGCCACGAAGCTTCATGCTTTTAAGAGTTTTTAACAAATAGCCTGCACTTTTTTACGCCATTCATAGGGAGTCATATGCGCAGGGATTACCTGGCGTTCTTCGTTTCACTGTTCCTGTCGCGGCTGGCGGACCAGATCCTGCTATTCATCGTGCCGCTGGTGGTGTTCCAGACCACCGGCAGCGTGTCGTGGGCGGGCTTGGCGTTCTTTGTCGAATCGCTGCCGCGCTACCTGGCGTTTCCCGTGTGCGGGGCCTTGTGCGACCGGTTTTCCCCCGTGCGCATCCTGCATATCAGCCAGGTGTATCGGGCCGCAGCCTGCGCGGTGGCGGTGGCGCTGTATGGGCTGTTCGACGGTATCCAGTGGCTGGTGATGCTGTCCGCGTTGTGCGGGGTATTGACCACCCAGGGCATCATGGCGCGGGAAGTGGTGATGCCGCACATCTTCCAGCACTACACCTACGCCAAAACCTTGTCCTATTCGCAGATCGCCGACCAGAGCGGCCTGGTGCTCGGGCCTTTGGTGGCGGCACTGATGCTGGAGGTCTGGCCGTGGCCTTGGGCAGTGCTGGGGATTGCCGTGCTGTTTGTGCTGGCGGACCTGGCGATGCTGATCTGGCAGCGCAACACCACGGTGCACCTGCCTGTCCATGAGCAACACTCGGGTCTCTGGCTGCAACCCTTGCGTACCGCCTTCGGCCACATCCGTAACCGGGTGGAGTTGAAACGCATCATTACCCTGGCGGTCGGTGTGAACCTGATTGTCGGGGTCACGCTGGCCACCTCGGCGGCGATGGTCACCGGGCAATACGCGGCGGACAAGGACGCCTACGCCCTGCTGCAAGCCGCTGGCGCGGTGGTTACCCTCGTGATTCTGTTTTACCTGGCGCGTTCGACCCTGGCGCTGAAGGTGCTCGGCGGGCTGTCGTATTTGATGATTGTCGTCGGCGCGCTGATGACTGCCATCAGCCCGTGCTTGTGGGCGTACATCGTGGGCTTCCTGCTGGTGACCGGTTTCGACAAAATGTTCAACGTGTATATGCGCAGCATGCGTCAGCGGGTCATTCCGGTGCAGGATTTCGGCAAGACGGTGGGGGTGATCACCTTGCTCAACAACCTGGCCCAGCCCTTGGCGGGCCTGATGATTGCCGTGCTGGCCGCGCCGCTTGGCACGCAAGCGGTAATCCTGGTGCTGACCGGGATCAGCGCCTTGATCGGCATGGCAGTGGCTTCAGGCTGGCACGCCGCTGTGAAAGCGGAACTCAACGTCGGGTGACTCGATCAGTTCATGCTCGGCCGCCCTGACCCGCTCGATCACCTGGGCGATGTCCTTGGCGTCACCGTACTGGTACGCCAATTTCAAGTAGCCCTGGAAATGCCGGGCTTCGCTTTTGAGCAACCCGAAATAGAACTTGCCGAGTTCTTCGTCCAGATGCGGCACCAGGGCTTCGAAACGCTCGCAGCTGCGCGCTTCGATAAAGGCACTCACCACCAGCGTGTCCACCAGCTTGACCGGCTCATGGTTGCGCACCACCTTGCGCAAGCCCGAGGCGTAACGGCCAGCGGACAATTGACGCAGCTCGACCTTGCGTTTCTTGATCAGGCGCATGACCTGCTCATGATGCACCAGCTCTTCCCGGGCCAGGCGCGACATCATATTGATCAGGTCGACATGGCCGTGGTACTTGGCGATCAGGCTCAGGGCGGTGCTGGCGGCTTTGAATTCACAGTTCTTGTGATCGATCAGCAGAGTGTCCTGATCGGCCAGCGCGGCCTGCACCCAGGCATCAGGGGTGCGGCAGCCGAGGAATTCGTGGATTTCGGGCAGGATCATCGGGCTCACGGGCAAAGGATCGCAAAGGGGCGCCGATTATACCGACCCCGCCGCAGACCGCCAGCCATGGGCCTTGATGTACATCAAGATGACGCCAGGCCAGCAGCAACTATAGTTGTTGCAGCCCCTTCCT
This genomic stretch from Pseudomonas orientalis harbors:
- the yghX gene encoding YghX family hydrolase — translated: MTRLTAKDFAPELLELYDGYAHGKLNRREFLDRAALFTFGGLTASALLAALSPNYALAEQVKFTDPDIVADYITYPSPKGNGTVRGYLVRPAKAVGKLPAVVVVHENRGLNPYIEDVARRLAKAGFIALAPDGLSSVGGYPGNDEKGVALQQTVDPTKLMNDFFAAIEWLMHHDSSTGKVGITGFCYGGGVTNAAAVAYPELGAAVSFYGRQPEARDVPRIKAPIMLHYGELDTRINEGWPAYEQALKAAGTTYEAYIYKGTNHGFHNDSTPRYDEAAANLAWERTLGWFRKYLA
- a CDS encoding LysR family transcriptional regulator, whose product is MLRSHLPLNALRAFEASARHLSFTRAAIELCVTQAAVSHQVKSLEAQLNVTLFKRLPRGLMLTREGETLLPVLRESFDRIAHTLGQFEAGHYREVLAVGAVGTFAVGWLLPRLPDFQSRYPFIDVRLSTHNNRVDVAAEGLDYAIRFGAGAWHGTEACQLLEAPLSVLCVPHLAEQLHAPADLLKHTLLRSYRADEWSLWFQAAGLPADTLVPRSIVFDSSLAMMDAALLGIGVALAPARMFARQLESDVIRQPFEVAINTGSYWLTRLQSRAETPAMLAFKGWLQRSAV
- the ampC gene encoding class C beta-lactamase; this encodes MMPQHNLSAVRKFTTLALFIAAGDCLAATDLRAVVDASVKPLMQQQSIPGLVVAVVKNGERQYFSYGMADEDAKRAVTENTLFEVGSVSKTFTATLAGYAVAQGKLRLSDPASHYLAALRGAIFDHISVLNLGTYTAGGLPLQFPAEADTAQRMIGYYQQWKPDFTPGVRRLYSNPSLGLFGYLAAQSLGQPFDTLMQNTLLPKLGLNHTFVNVPAEQSGLYAQGYGPDGKPVRVAPGALDSEAYGIKTSAADLLHYVEANLNPAGLENPLQQAIANVQTGYYRVGATTQALGWEYYAYPVKLQTLIDGNSTPMAMEPHTVTWLPAPEVQPADVLFNKTGSTRGFGAYVAYVPSRTMGVVILANKNYPNEERVKVAHSILRAMDP
- a CDS encoding ATP-binding protein: MLRLYLRLYVILALGLAGSIWLVNYGLDAYMPESNETYNREALRGPAWALVEQLRPVRGAARQARLDELQPHYGLRLKLVQRDAQHLSEREHKLLASDQVVVREDFMKFLAPIDDGPQLLEIQLPEEPKWLYLWAYGFLGISLAIVLYFWVRPHWRDLEHIRLAAQRFGDNDLGSRILLPRRSTVRALAGHFNQMAERIESLIANQRELTNAVSHELRTPIARLSFELDQLRQQADPRQSRQLIADMYADLGELEEMVSELLTYASLERGATQVTREDIEAHSWLDSVIGSVALEAEAAGVQLSLRTCEVDFIQIEPRFMARAVINLLRNAIRYADCRVEVSLVKFGSGYEVQVNDDGPGVPLDGRTKIFEPFLRLDTSRDRRTGGFGLGLALVKRVCQWHGGQVQVLDSEWGGASFRMTWGYADQANRNASL
- a CDS encoding winged helix-turn-helix domain-containing protein, which translates into the protein MENLGQGKVLLVEDDEKLAGLIAHFLSQHGFAVRAVHRGDLALTAFLAFKPNMVVLDLMLPGQSGLHVCREIRAVSDTPIVILTAREDDLDHILGLESGADDYVIKPIKPPVLLARLRALQRRQVPEPVVRGALAFGRLSIDRSCRVVSLGDDKIDLTTMEFELLWLLASNAGTILSRDDILNRMRGIAFDGLNRSVDVYISKLRGKLNDNPREPVCIKTIWGKGYLFNPFAWEL
- a CDS encoding MFS transporter, giving the protein MRRDYLAFFVSLFLSRLADQILLFIVPLVVFQTTGSVSWAGLAFFVESLPRYLAFPVCGALCDRFSPVRILHISQVYRAAACAVAVALYGLFDGIQWLVMLSALCGVLTTQGIMAREVVMPHIFQHYTYAKTLSYSQIADQSGLVLGPLVAALMLEVWPWPWAVLGIAVLFVLADLAMLIWQRNTTVHLPVHEQHSGLWLQPLRTAFGHIRNRVELKRIITLAVGVNLIVGVTLATSAAMVTGQYAADKDAYALLQAAGAVVTLVILFYLARSTLALKVLGGLSYLMIVVGALMTAISPCLWAYIVGFLLVTGFDKMFNVYMRSMRQRVIPVQDFGKTVGVITLLNNLAQPLAGLMIAVLAAPLGTQAVILVLTGISALIGMAVASGWHAAVKAELNVG
- a CDS encoding tRNA-(ms[2]io[6]A)-hydroxylase, with the protein product MILPEIHEFLGCRTPDAWVQAALADQDTLLIDHKNCEFKAASTALSLIAKYHGHVDLINMMSRLAREELVHHEQVMRLIKKRKVELRQLSAGRYASGLRKVVRNHEPVKLVDTLVVSAFIEARSCERFEALVPHLDEELGKFYFGLLKSEARHFQGYLKLAYQYGDAKDIAQVIERVRAAEHELIESPDVEFRFHSGVPA